A region from the Cryptosporangium arvum DSM 44712 genome encodes:
- a CDS encoding DivIVA domain-containing protein, translating into MPLTPADVHNVVFKKPPIGKRGYDEDDVDAFLDEVERELARLIEENNDLKAQVERGRTGGPAAAPVAPAGGDPDVRRLHAENGELKNQVERLRQETQQAKQAAAAAQQQAQSAQSQVTSGALPAVPGGGGDDQGEKALRVLMLAQRTADDHVADARREADKLLSEARANAEELTRDARAKAEALERDARQRHQEAMGGLEAKRTALQKHIEQLKAFEREYRTRLKAYLESQLRDLEARGQATEAEISREGVGTSSLSGAFGGPHSGLPRSGDIADTHGR; encoded by the coding sequence ATGCCGCTGACCCCCGCCGACGTTCATAACGTCGTCTTCAAGAAACCGCCGATCGGCAAGCGCGGTTACGACGAGGACGATGTCGACGCCTTCCTCGACGAGGTGGAGCGGGAGCTCGCCCGGCTGATCGAGGAGAACAACGACCTCAAGGCTCAGGTGGAGCGGGGCCGTACCGGTGGTCCGGCGGCGGCGCCCGTGGCACCGGCCGGCGGCGACCCCGACGTCCGTCGGCTGCACGCCGAGAACGGCGAGCTCAAGAACCAGGTCGAGCGTCTCCGTCAGGAGACCCAGCAGGCCAAGCAGGCCGCCGCGGCGGCGCAGCAGCAGGCCCAGAGCGCGCAGAGCCAGGTCACCAGCGGTGCCCTGCCCGCCGTGCCGGGTGGCGGCGGCGACGACCAGGGCGAGAAGGCCCTCCGCGTGCTGATGCTCGCGCAGCGCACCGCCGACGACCACGTCGCCGACGCGCGCCGCGAGGCCGACAAGCTGCTCTCCGAGGCCCGCGCCAACGCCGAGGAGCTCACCCGGGATGCCCGGGCGAAGGCCGAGGCCCTCGAGCGCGACGCGCGTCAGCGTCACCAGGAGGCCATGGGTGGCCTCGAGGCCAAGCGCACCGCGCTGCAGAAGCACATCGAGCAGCTCAAGGCGTTCGAGCGCGAGTACCGCACCCGTCTGAAGGCCTACCTGGAGAGCCAGCTGCGCGACCTCGAGGCGCGCGGTCAGGCCACCGAGGCCGAGATCAGCCGCGAGGGCGTCGGCACGTCCAGCCTTTCCGGTGCGTTCGGCGGGCCGCACAGTGGCCTGCCGCGCTCCGGGGACATCGCCGACACCCACGGTCGCTGA
- a CDS encoding YggT family protein — translation MLLVWQLAYLLLYLFLLVLLGRLVAEYVLVFARRWRPGRAASAALEVVYSTTDPPLKALRRVIPPLRIGSVSLDLGFLLLLMIVTILMSVVRRLSETAY, via the coding sequence GTGTTGCTCGTGTGGCAGCTTGCCTATCTGCTGCTCTACTTGTTCCTTTTGGTACTGCTTGGGCGACTTGTGGCGGAGTACGTGCTTGTCTTCGCTCGACGCTGGCGGCCGGGCCGCGCAGCGTCCGCGGCGCTCGAGGTCGTTTACAGCACTACCGATCCGCCACTCAAGGCGCTGCGTCGGGTGATCCCCCCGCTGAGGATCGGAAGCGTTAGCCTCGACCTCGGTTTCCTGTTGCTGCTCATGATCGTCACCATCCTCATGAGCGTGGTCCGACGGCTGTCCGAGACGGCATACTGA
- a CDS encoding cell division protein SepF, giving the protein MGAWRKAGVWLGLVEDDPRYEDGPYEDGRYESRRFDDRRYADDDLDTYEDEFEEPAPRPTRLERTPARPVSRVPVTPAPPTHDNLALAPQLSLRERAVVSDVSEPEETSYRITTLHPTNYNEARMIGEQFRNHIPVILNLTEMDEADAKRLVDFAAGLTFGLRGSIERVTNRVFLLSPANVTVTAEEKARIAEGGFFNQS; this is encoded by the coding sequence ATGGGTGCATGGCGGAAGGCAGGCGTCTGGCTCGGCCTCGTCGAGGACGACCCGCGCTACGAGGACGGTCCGTACGAGGACGGTCGGTATGAGTCGCGGCGCTTCGACGATCGACGCTATGCGGATGACGATCTCGATACCTATGAGGACGAGTTCGAGGAGCCTGCGCCCCGGCCCACGCGCCTGGAGCGCACTCCGGCCCGGCCGGTCAGCCGTGTTCCGGTTACGCCGGCGCCGCCGACCCACGACAACCTCGCACTCGCGCCGCAGTTGTCACTTCGCGAGAGGGCGGTGGTGAGTGACGTGAGCGAGCCCGAAGAGACGTCGTATCGGATCACCACGCTTCATCCGACGAACTACAACGAAGCGCGGATGATCGGAGAGCAGTTCCGCAATCACATTCCGGTGATCCTGAACCTCACCGAAATGGATGAGGCGGATGCCAAGCGACTGGTTGACTTCGCGGCCGGACTCACCTTCGGCCTGCGCGGTAGCATCGAGCGTGTGACCAACAGGGTCTTCCTGCTCTCGCCGGCCAACGTCACCGTCACCGCGGAGGAAAAGGCTCGGATCGCCGAGGGCGGCTTCTTCAACCAGAGCTAA
- a CDS encoding YggS family pyridoxal phosphate-dependent enzyme, which produces MSSSSEAVPPEASAERRAELAAGLADVRERIAAACADAGRDPAGVTLIAVTKTWPASDVAALASLGVRDVAENKDQEARAKFASLASLDVRWHFVGQLQRNKARSVVRYADVVHSVDRPELVTALAGAASRHRENPLDVLLQVDLDEGSSAGRGGVAPSAVASLASEVAASGSLRLVGLMAVAPLGADPDAAFARLADVSVALRNDHEDATWISAGMSGDLESAVRHGATHVRVGSALLGKRVSGHGSVRP; this is translated from the coding sequence GTGAGTTCTTCGTCGGAAGCCGTTCCGCCGGAAGCGTCGGCGGAACGGCGGGCGGAACTCGCGGCCGGTCTGGCCGACGTCAGGGAGCGCATCGCTGCCGCCTGTGCGGACGCGGGGCGCGACCCGGCCGGTGTGACGTTGATCGCGGTCACCAAGACGTGGCCGGCGTCCGACGTCGCGGCGCTGGCCTCACTCGGTGTGCGCGACGTGGCCGAGAACAAGGACCAGGAGGCCCGGGCGAAGTTCGCGTCGCTCGCGTCCCTGGACGTGCGCTGGCACTTCGTGGGGCAGCTGCAGCGCAACAAGGCGCGTTCGGTGGTGCGCTACGCCGACGTCGTGCACAGCGTCGACCGGCCCGAGCTGGTGACCGCGCTGGCCGGCGCGGCCTCGCGTCACCGGGAGAATCCGCTGGACGTTCTGCTCCAAGTGGACCTGGACGAGGGCTCGTCGGCCGGGCGGGGCGGTGTCGCGCCGTCCGCGGTGGCGTCGCTGGCGTCCGAGGTGGCCGCGTCGGGCTCGCTCCGTCTCGTCGGGCTGATGGCCGTCGCGCCGTTAGGCGCCGATCCCGACGCGGCCTTCGCCCGGCTGGCCGACGTGAGCGTCGCTCTCCGCAACGACCACGAGGACGCGACGTGGATTTCGGCGGGCATGAGCGGGGATCTGGAGTCGGCTGTGCGACACGGAGCGACTCATGTGCGTGTCGGATCGGCTTTGCTCGGGAAACGAGTGTCCGGACACGGTAGTGTGAGGCCTTGA
- the ftsZ gene encoding cell division protein FtsZ, which produces MTPPHNYLAVIKVVGIGGGGVNAVNRMIEVGLKGVEFIAINTDAQALLMSDADVKLDVGRELTRGLGAGANPDVGRKAAEDHKDEIEEVLKGADMVFVTAGEGGGTGTGGAPVVASIARKLGALTIGVVTRPFAFEGRRRAVQAETGIDDLRNECDTLIVIPNDRLLSLGDRDISMMDAFKMADQVLLQGVQGITDLITTPGLINLDFADVKSVMSGAGSALMGIGSARGENRAVEAAEAAISSPLLEASMEGAHGVLLSIAGGSDLGLFEINEAASLVADAAHQDANIIFGTVIDDALGDEVRVTVIAAGFDSGAPAYRAATTRVSYAEQHQQRYTDQSGYAPRQPANQPVSAAPAPAPAPQPPAPEPAPQPKRVIFDDVDVPDFLKNGA; this is translated from the coding sequence ATGACACCTCCGCACAACTACCTGGCGGTCATCAAGGTCGTCGGCATCGGCGGCGGCGGTGTCAACGCCGTCAACCGGATGATCGAGGTGGGCCTCAAAGGGGTCGAATTCATCGCGATCAACACCGACGCTCAAGCACTGCTGATGAGCGACGCCGACGTCAAGCTCGACGTCGGCCGCGAACTCACGCGGGGCCTCGGCGCGGGCGCGAACCCCGACGTCGGCCGGAAGGCCGCCGAGGATCACAAGGACGAGATCGAAGAGGTCCTCAAAGGCGCGGACATGGTGTTCGTCACCGCCGGCGAGGGTGGCGGCACGGGCACCGGCGGCGCGCCGGTCGTGGCCAGCATCGCGCGCAAGCTCGGCGCGCTGACCATCGGCGTGGTCACCCGGCCGTTCGCGTTCGAGGGCCGCCGTCGCGCGGTGCAGGCCGAGACCGGTATCGACGACCTGCGCAACGAGTGCGACACGCTGATCGTCATCCCGAACGACCGCCTGCTCTCCCTGGGCGACCGCGACATCAGCATGATGGACGCGTTCAAGATGGCCGACCAGGTGTTGCTGCAGGGTGTTCAGGGCATCACCGACCTGATCACCACGCCGGGTCTGATCAACCTGGACTTCGCCGACGTGAAGAGCGTCATGAGCGGGGCCGGGTCGGCGTTGATGGGAATAGGGAGTGCGCGCGGAGAGAACCGCGCCGTCGAGGCCGCCGAGGCCGCCATCTCCAGCCCGCTGCTGGAGGCCAGCATGGAGGGTGCGCACGGCGTGCTGCTCTCCATCGCCGGTGGGTCCGACCTGGGCCTGTTCGAGATCAACGAAGCCGCATCGCTGGTCGCGGACGCCGCGCACCAGGACGCGAACATCATCTTCGGTACCGTCATCGACGACGCGCTCGGCGACGAGGTGCGCGTGACGGTCATCGCGGCCGGGTTCGACAGCGGCGCACCGGCGTACCGGGCGGCGACGACCCGGGTCAGCTACGCCGAGCAGCACCAGCAGCGCTACACCGACCAGTCCGGCTACGCGCCGCGGCAGCCGGCCAACCAGCCCGTCTCGGCGGCGCCGGCCCCGGCTCCCGCTCCGCAGCCGCCGGCGCCGGAGCCCGCTCCGCAGCCCAAGCGCGTCATCTTCGACGACGTCGACGTCCCCGACTTCCTCAAGAACGGCGCGTGA
- a CDS encoding cell division protein FtsQ/DivIB: MTGKADRPARRWRLRRDAVNPSARAGSRRALRRSRRGLRAVAPYALVAAVVAVSSVAVWALLGSALLGVRTISVRGERTVTTEQIARAAAIPVGTPLARLDTAAAAGRIGALPAVASVQVQRAWPNTVVVTIAERQAVAVAGRGRNFVLLDPGGFPFRTVTSRPAGLPLIRVSDPKAGDPSTRAALTVASALTPDLRELTSIVVAASSQRVEVRLTDGRMVFWGTSADSPRKAKIATALLEESGKRIDVSAPDVVTVR; this comes from the coding sequence GTGACCGGCAAAGCCGATCGTCCGGCGCGGCGCTGGCGGCTCCGCCGGGACGCGGTCAACCCTTCGGCGCGGGCCGGGAGCCGGCGGGCGCTGCGGCGTAGTCGTCGCGGTCTGCGTGCGGTGGCGCCGTACGCGCTCGTCGCCGCGGTGGTCGCGGTCTCGTCGGTGGCGGTCTGGGCGTTGCTGGGTTCGGCGCTGCTCGGCGTCCGCACGATCTCCGTGCGGGGCGAGCGCACCGTCACCACCGAGCAGATCGCCCGCGCCGCCGCGATCCCGGTCGGGACGCCGCTGGCCCGGTTGGACACCGCCGCGGCGGCCGGCCGGATCGGGGCGTTGCCCGCGGTCGCGTCGGTCCAGGTGCAGCGGGCGTGGCCGAACACGGTGGTGGTGACGATCGCCGAGCGTCAGGCGGTGGCCGTGGCCGGGCGCGGGCGCAACTTCGTCCTGCTCGACCCGGGGGGCTTTCCGTTCCGGACGGTCACGAGCCGGCCGGCGGGGCTGCCGCTGATCCGGGTGTCCGATCCGAAGGCCGGCGATCCTTCGACCCGGGCCGCGTTGACCGTCGCGAGTGCCCTCACGCCCGACCTGCGCGAGTTGACGTCGATCGTGGTCGCGGCGAGCTCGCAGCGGGTCGAGGTGCGGCTCACCGACGGGCGGATGGTGTTCTGGGGCACATCGGCCGACAGTCCGCGCAAGGCGAAGATCGCTACCGCGCTGCTGGAGGAGTCGGGGAAGCGGATCGACGTCAGCGCTCCGGATGTCGTTACGGTTCGTTAG
- the murC gene encoding UDP-N-acetylmuramate--L-alanine ligase — MTEDLSRLSAEDLGRVHVIGIGGVGMLGVARLLLTRGIPVSGSDIKEWPALETLRALGATIQLGQTAGNVHGVDTVVYSTAIPADNVELVEARRLGLRVLHRAEALVTAMNGRQVIAIAGTNGKTTTTSMVTTVLQHCGVDPSFFIGGEFADAGVGAHHGSGQHFVVEADESDRSFLLYSPFVAILTNLEADHLNTYGDMAGLEAAFREFVDRVHPKGFVVVCADDAGAVRLGDYARSTGRQVFSYGRSEEADLRLTEEAGDVAGTSYVARLAGEKLGAVSVPVPGGYLALNSAAALLAAVKLDLDPGKAVESLGQFRGVRRRFELKGVAAGVRVYDEYAYHPTSMTGALTTLRTLAGTGRLIVAFQPYRMYRTVAFQDEIAQSLALADDVVVMEVFGPGEVREPGQGGAPLARAVPLPAENVVFEPSWSAVAAEVVSRARPGDLVVTMGAPPISMLGTEILAALEEQPVGRHAR, encoded by the coding sequence ATGACCGAAGACCTCTCGAGGCTCTCGGCGGAGGACCTGGGACGGGTCCACGTGATCGGCATCGGTGGCGTCGGCATGCTCGGCGTCGCGCGGCTGCTGCTCACCCGTGGCATCCCGGTCAGCGGCAGTGACATCAAGGAGTGGCCGGCGCTGGAGACGCTCCGTGCGCTCGGCGCGACGATCCAGCTCGGACAGACCGCCGGGAACGTCCACGGCGTCGACACGGTCGTGTACTCCACCGCGATCCCGGCCGACAACGTCGAGCTGGTCGAGGCCCGGCGGCTGGGCCTGCGGGTGCTGCACCGCGCCGAGGCGCTGGTCACCGCGATGAACGGCCGCCAGGTGATCGCGATCGCCGGGACGAACGGCAAGACCACGACGACGTCGATGGTCACCACCGTGCTGCAGCACTGCGGCGTCGACCCGTCGTTCTTCATCGGCGGCGAGTTCGCCGACGCCGGGGTCGGTGCGCACCACGGTTCCGGGCAGCACTTCGTGGTCGAGGCCGACGAGAGCGACCGATCGTTCCTGCTCTACTCGCCGTTCGTCGCGATCCTCACCAACCTCGAGGCCGATCACCTCAACACCTACGGCGACATGGCCGGCCTGGAGGCCGCGTTCCGCGAGTTCGTCGACCGCGTCCACCCGAAGGGCTTCGTGGTCGTCTGCGCCGACGACGCCGGGGCGGTCCGGCTGGGTGACTACGCCCGGTCCACCGGGCGTCAGGTCTTCTCCTACGGACGCTCCGAGGAAGCCGACCTGCGGCTGACCGAGGAGGCCGGTGACGTCGCCGGGACGTCCTACGTGGCCCGGCTGGCCGGCGAGAAGCTCGGCGCGGTCAGCGTGCCGGTGCCGGGCGGGTACCTGGCGCTGAACTCGGCCGCCGCGTTGCTGGCGGCGGTGAAGCTGGACCTCGACCCGGGCAAGGCCGTGGAGTCGCTCGGCCAGTTCCGGGGGGTGCGGCGCCGCTTCGAGCTCAAGGGCGTGGCGGCCGGCGTGCGGGTGTACGACGAGTACGCCTACCACCCGACGTCGATGACCGGTGCGCTCACGACGCTGCGCACGCTGGCCGGCACCGGGAGGCTGATCGTCGCGTTCCAGCCCTACCGGATGTACCGAACGGTCGCCTTCCAGGACGAGATCGCGCAGTCGCTGGCGCTGGCCGACGACGTCGTCGTGATGGAGGTCTTCGGGCCGGGGGAGGTGCGCGAACCCGGCCAGGGTGGCGCGCCGCTCGCCCGGGCGGTTCCGCTGCCCGCCGAGAACGTCGTGTTCGAACCATCGTGGTCGGCGGTGGCCGCCGAGGTGGTGAGCCGGGCCCGTCCCGGCGATCTGGTCGTGACGATGGGCGCGCCGCCGATCTCGATGCTGGGCACCGAGATCCTCGCCGCACTCGAGGAGCAGCCGGTGGGTCGGCACGCCCGGTGA
- a CDS encoding UDP-N-acetylglucosamine--N-acetylmuramyl-(pentapeptide) pyrophosphoryl-undecaprenol N-acetylglucosamine transferase, translating into MTPLRSVVLAGGGTGGHIEPALALAECVRRYHPDARITCLGTPKGLEAEIIPARGWDLELVPAYPLPRRPNADLARTPGRVRRSVAAVTEVLERVGAEVVVGFGGYVALPAYLAARRAKLPLVVHEVNDPAGIANKVGARLTPFVGLGGEHVTLRNGTVVGVPLRSTIASLDRSATRAAAREHFGLDPDKPVLFVSGGSQGARSLNLAVTAAAPALAAANIQVLHVIGARNTLDIMPEATGTKYVTMPFLDRMDLGYAAADLMLCRGGAMTCAEVAAVGLPAVYVPLPWGNGEQRRNALPVTRAGGGLLVEDAELSASWLEENVIPLLGEPDRTSAMGRAAAGYGRRDGDEALLALVYQAVRENQREVSA; encoded by the coding sequence GTGACGCCGTTGCGCTCCGTCGTCCTCGCCGGTGGCGGTACGGGCGGGCACATCGAGCCCGCGCTCGCACTGGCCGAATGCGTCCGGCGGTACCACCCCGATGCCCGGATCACCTGTCTCGGCACGCCCAAAGGGCTGGAAGCCGAGATCATCCCGGCCCGCGGCTGGGATCTCGAACTCGTCCCCGCGTATCCGCTGCCCCGCCGCCCGAACGCCGATCTGGCCCGGACGCCCGGCCGCGTCCGGCGCAGCGTCGCGGCTGTGACCGAGGTACTCGAACGGGTCGGCGCGGAGGTCGTCGTCGGGTTCGGCGGGTACGTCGCGCTCCCGGCCTACCTGGCCGCGCGCCGGGCGAAGCTGCCGCTCGTGGTGCACGAGGTCAACGATCCGGCCGGCATCGCCAACAAGGTCGGCGCCCGGCTGACGCCGTTCGTCGGCCTCGGCGGTGAGCACGTGACGCTGCGCAACGGAACCGTGGTGGGGGTGCCGCTGCGTTCCACGATCGCTTCGCTGGACCGGAGCGCCACGCGTGCCGCCGCCCGGGAGCACTTCGGGCTCGACCCGGACAAGCCGGTGCTGTTCGTCTCCGGTGGCTCCCAGGGCGCCCGCTCGCTCAACCTGGCGGTCACCGCCGCCGCACCCGCACTGGCCGCGGCGAACATTCAGGTGTTGCACGTCATCGGGGCCCGCAACACCCTCGACATCATGCCCGAGGCGACCGGTACGAAGTACGTGACGATGCCGTTCCTCGACCGGATGGACCTCGGTTACGCCGCCGCCGACCTGATGCTGTGCCGGGGCGGTGCGATGACCTGCGCGGAGGTCGCGGCGGTGGGGTTACCCGCGGTCTACGTCCCACTGCCGTGGGGCAACGGCGAACAACGACGTAATGCGCTGCCGGTGACGCGGGCCGGTGGAGGACTGCTGGTGGAGGACGCGGAGTTGTCCGCGTCGTGGCTGGAGGAGAACGTGATACCGCTGTTGGGTGAACCCGACCGGACAAGCGCCATGGGGCGCGCCGCCGCCGGATACGGTCGCCGGGACGGTGACGAGGCCCTGCTCGCGCTGGTGTACCAGGCGGTGCGGGAGAACCAACGGGAGGTGTCAGCATGA
- the ftsW gene encoding putative lipid II flippase FtsW — MAAPAGLDRDAHVAPGRAVGVVAGLLRRPMASYYLLLGSAGLLLGLGLIMVLSASSIDSYANSGSAFTQFTKQLTFALLGIPAFWLALRLPMRLWPMLGWPLVVVSMILLVLLPFFGKEVNGAKLWLALGPIQIQPVEVAKLALALWGSAVLVRKRPLLTEWRHLAVPLLAGSAVLFGLVGLEDFGGMMLLLFILVALLFTAGVRFRVFATLGAIAFVGLVPLVATKPERISRLTCFTDPFAHQDTCGYQVVRGFYSLGTGGWLGLGLGQSREKWGGLPEAHNDFIFAIIGEELGVLGCLVVVLLFGVLTYAGIRIASRVDDPFRRLVASAGTVWLAGQALVNMGGVVGLLPITGVPLPLMSAGGSSLVLTMFVIGMLASFARHEPEAVLALHARGRAWWVRWSGIPLPELPGRPGRARQALRSGRAGRPLGHYRARTGGRR; from the coding sequence ATGGCGGCGCCGGCGGGCCTGGACCGGGATGCCCACGTCGCGCCCGGCCGGGCCGTCGGTGTGGTGGCCGGTCTGCTGCGCCGCCCGATGGCGTCGTACTACCTGCTGCTGGGGAGCGCGGGGCTGCTGCTGGGGCTCGGCTTGATCATGGTGCTCTCGGCCTCCAGCATCGACTCGTACGCCAACTCCGGGAGCGCGTTCACGCAGTTCACCAAGCAGCTCACGTTCGCGCTGCTCGGTATACCGGCGTTCTGGCTGGCGCTGCGCCTGCCGATGCGCCTGTGGCCGATGCTCGGCTGGCCGCTCGTCGTCGTCTCGATGATCCTGCTGGTGCTGTTGCCGTTCTTCGGCAAAGAGGTGAACGGCGCGAAGCTGTGGCTGGCGCTGGGCCCGATCCAGATCCAGCCGGTCGAGGTGGCCAAGCTCGCGCTGGCGCTGTGGGGTTCCGCGGTGCTCGTGCGCAAGCGTCCGCTGCTGACCGAGTGGCGGCACCTGGCGGTGCCGCTGCTGGCCGGGTCGGCGGTGCTGTTCGGCCTGGTGGGCCTGGAGGACTTCGGCGGCATGATGCTGCTGCTGTTCATCCTCGTCGCGCTGCTGTTCACCGCCGGGGTGCGGTTCCGGGTGTTCGCGACGCTCGGCGCGATCGCGTTCGTCGGCCTGGTGCCGCTGGTCGCCACGAAGCCCGAGCGCATCTCCCGGCTGACCTGCTTCACCGACCCGTTCGCCCACCAGGACACCTGCGGGTACCAGGTCGTGCGCGGCTTCTACTCGCTGGGTACCGGCGGCTGGCTCGGTCTCGGGCTCGGCCAGAGCCGGGAGAAGTGGGGCGGGCTGCCCGAGGCCCACAACGACTTCATCTTCGCGATCATCGGCGAGGAGCTCGGCGTCCTCGGCTGCCTCGTCGTCGTCCTGTTGTTCGGGGTGCTGACCTACGCCGGTATCCGGATCGCGTCCCGGGTGGACGACCCGTTCCGCCGGCTGGTCGCGTCCGCCGGTACGGTCTGGCTGGCCGGACAGGCGCTGGTGAACATGGGAGGCGTGGTGGGGCTGCTGCCGATCACCGGCGTCCCGCTGCCGCTGATGTCGGCCGGTGGCAGCTCGCTGGTGCTGACGATGTTCGTGATCGGCATGCTCGCCAGCTTCGCCCGCCACGAGCCCGAGGCCGTGCTGGCGCTGCACGCCCGCGGCCGGGCCTGGTGGGTGCGATGGTCGGGTATTCCGCTCCCGGAGCTGCCCGGGCGTCCGGGCCGGGCCCGGCAGGCGTTACGGTCGGGCCGGGCCGGGCGCCCATTAGGCCACTATCGGGCAAGGACAGGAGGTCGTCGGTGA
- the murD gene encoding UDP-N-acetylmuramoyl-L-alanine--D-glutamate ligase gives MTARSWYPGRHVLVGGTGVTGAAVTRALQSVGARVTVFDRVDSPALRAIQESGAGILIDPAELPGDTDQVIVSPGFRPDHPLLAGPLAAGIEVFSEPELAWRLRPGDVPWLTVTGTNGKTTTTTMLATILERAGLRTTAVGNIGVPLIDAVLDPEPYDVLAVELSSYQLHWSSTLAPAAAALLNLADDHLSWHGDFARYAAAKAKLWQFPSTVAVGNAQDPRVAALLATAPGTAVGFTLEAPLPGEFGVVQTLLVDRAFTADPSQAFEVGSVTDVRPPGPHNVANALAAAALARSHGVGPDAVVAGLAEYRPEPHRNAFVAEKNGVTWVDDSKATNPHAAEASLRAYPRVVWVAGGQLKGVDIAPLVETVADRLAGAVLLGVDRAEVADALRRHAPHVPVREVDRTDDGAMTDVVAAAVALADPGDTVLLAPAAASLDMFGSYAARGLAFADAVEKLQDS, from the coding sequence GTGACCGCGCGCTCCTGGTACCCGGGTCGCCACGTCCTCGTCGGCGGCACCGGCGTGACCGGTGCGGCGGTGACCCGTGCGCTGCAGTCGGTCGGCGCGCGGGTGACGGTGTTCGACCGGGTCGACTCGCCGGCCCTGCGTGCGATCCAGGAATCCGGTGCCGGGATCCTGATCGACCCGGCCGAGCTGCCCGGCGACACCGACCAGGTGATCGTCTCGCCGGGCTTCCGGCCGGACCATCCGCTGCTGGCCGGGCCGCTCGCCGCCGGGATCGAGGTGTTCAGCGAACCCGAGCTGGCCTGGCGCCTGCGCCCCGGCGACGTCCCCTGGCTCACCGTCACCGGCACCAACGGCAAAACCACGACCACGACCATGCTGGCGACGATCCTCGAGCGCGCCGGCCTGCGGACCACCGCCGTGGGCAACATCGGTGTGCCCCTGATCGATGCCGTCCTGGACCCCGAGCCCTACGACGTGCTCGCCGTCGAGCTGTCCAGCTACCAGCTGCACTGGTCCTCGACGCTGGCCCCGGCCGCCGCCGCGCTGCTCAACCTGGCCGACGACCACCTCTCGTGGCACGGCGACTTCGCGCGGTACGCGGCCGCGAAGGCGAAGCTCTGGCAGTTCCCGTCGACGGTCGCCGTCGGAAACGCCCAGGATCCCCGCGTGGCGGCGTTGCTCGCGACCGCACCCGGCACCGCCGTCGGGTTCACGCTCGAGGCGCCGCTGCCCGGCGAGTTCGGCGTCGTGCAGACGCTGCTCGTCGACCGCGCGTTCACCGCCGACCCGTCGCAGGCCTTCGAAGTGGGGTCGGTCACCGACGTCCGCCCGCCCGGTCCGCACAACGTCGCGAACGCGCTGGCCGCCGCCGCGCTGGCCCGCTCGCACGGCGTCGGCCCGGACGCCGTCGTCGCGGGGCTGGCGGAGTACCGGCCGGAGCCGCACCGCAACGCGTTCGTCGCCGAGAAGAACGGCGTGACCTGGGTCGACGACAGCAAGGCGACGAACCCGCACGCGGCCGAAGCGTCGTTGCGCGCCTACCCGCGCGTGGTCTGGGTCGCCGGCGGTCAGCTCAAGGGCGTCGACATCGCGCCGCTCGTCGAGACGGTCGCCGACCGGCTCGCCGGCGCGGTGCTGCTCGGCGTCGACCGGGCCGAGGTGGCGGACGCGCTGCGCCGACACGCCCCGCACGTCCCCGTGCGTGAGGTGGACAGGACCGATGATGGGGCCATGACCGATGTCGTGGCCGCCGCCGTCGCGCTGGCCGACCCCGGCGACACCGTGCTGCTCGCCCCGGCCGCGGCGTCGCTGGACATGTTCGGCAGCTACGCCGCCCGCGGGCTCGCCTTCGCCGACGCGGTCGAGAAGCTGCAGGACTCCTGA